Proteins encoded together in one Benincasa hispida cultivar B227 chromosome 1, ASM972705v1, whole genome shotgun sequence window:
- the LOC120079913 gene encoding F-box protein At3g07870-like, with product MESMKLGRGLPRRIVREIFSKLVISDLPNLRLISKTWNDMVLDYANSSHHEFLTNAFFLSTCDNRLDPRNLKMHCIRFDTTKHLDVDFDLESEWTKSSSLCFDGEWTFMAIMNYCSGLLLICKCANYTRCDGIFNPMTNEFLQVPRGQLDNDIYYFGFGFTTTTKQYKLFRVCDSFSRNCEFESGSIMDVLTFSRSGTNANHNQWRYLHYLPLDIHSNGAYLNGFIYWIGKEEEKENEYAIYVLDVETEKIELSIVLEICPPLCTSKVGGMQQFNDSVYAIFLINQPTGNSIQVWRMQEKDLWIREFVVDDIPNDWNVLTLIKAFEDGEILCMVNFDFFCWYNPLTGRKKIITKNEKKIRYVCQIQSLNFGYLPNILAGDPPA from the coding sequence atGGAGAGTATGAAGTTAGGAAGGGGGCTTCCACGGCGTATTGTTCGTGAAATCTTCTCTAAACTTGTTATCTCGGATTTGCCCAACTTGAGACTTATCTCTAAAACTTGGAATGATATGGTTTTAGATTATGCAAATTCCTCTCATCATGAATTCCTTACAAATGCCTTCTTTCTCAGCACATGTGATAATCGTCTTGATCCACGCAATCTCAAGATGCATTGTATCCGTTTTGATACTACCAAACATTTGGATGTAGATTTTGATTTGGAATCGGAATGGACTAAATCATCCTCATTATGCTTTGATGGTGAATGGACCTTTATGGCCATTATGAATTATTGTAGTGGCCTGCTACTTATTTGTAAGTGCGCTAATTACACTCGTTGTGATGGCATATTTAATCCTATGACTAATGAGTTTCTCCAAGTTCCTCGAGGTCAGttagataatgatatttattactTTGGATTTGGTTTCACCACTACAACGAAGCAATATAAATTGTTTAGAGTTTGTGACTCATTTTCTAGAAATTGTGAGTTTGAATCTGGCTCCATAATGGATGTTTTGACATTTAGTAGAAGTGGAACCAATGCTAACCATAATCAATGGAGGTATCTCCATTATCTCCCTCTTGACATTCATAGTAATGGTGCTTATTTAAAtggattcatttattggataggaaaagaagaagaaaaagaaaatgagtaTGCCATATATGTTCTCGATGTTGAAActgaaaaaattgaattgagtaTTGTGTTGGAAATTTGTCCTCCCTTGTGTACTTCTAAGGTGGGGGGCATGCAACAATTTAATGATAGCgtttatgcaatttttttgATCAATCAACCAACTGGTAACTCCATTCAAGTATGGAGGATGCAAGAGAAAGATTTATGGATTAGAGAATTTGTGGTTGATGATATACCAAATGATTGGAACGTGCTTACTCTCATCAAAGCCTTTGAAGATGGAGAGATATTGTGTATggttaattttgattttttttgttggtaTAATCCTTTGACTGGGAGGAAGAAGATCATAACTAAGAATGAAAAGAAGATTAGATACGTGTGTCAGATACAATCCTTGAATTTTGGTTATCTCCCAAATATTTTGGCAGGAGACCCGCCCGCCTAA
- the LOC120089157 gene encoding transcription factor BEE 3-like isoform X1 — protein MADLDFTSSFPLEDPNLELMASHFSPSIPNFTHFLPFSATTTTTDMFFPSHQTPTNFPETTSFTTSPVLPSHSVLQSHSVLPSHSVSTHHFHDINKRKSMDVSESTSGISTPQVSETGFKTKYSSGKGKRLKSIEKEEEKSTREVVHVRARRGQATDSHSLAERVRRGKINERLRCLKDIVPGCYKTMGMAVMLDEIINYVQSLQNQVEFLSMKLAAASSFYDFNSEADAISKLQRAKAHEAKELERLMKEGYGGMACFHSNLPL, from the exons atgGCAGATCTTGATTTCACCTCCTCCTTCCCTCTTGAAGATCCAAATTTAGAGCTAATGGCTTCTCACTTTTCTCCTTCAATTCCCAATTTCACTCACTTCTTACCATTCTCcgctactactactactactgaTATGTTTTTCCCTTCTCATCAAACCCCAACAAATTTTCCCGAAACTACTTCCTTCACTACTTCCCCCGTTTTACCATCTCACTCTGTTTTGCAATCTCACTCTGTTTTGCCATCTCACTCTGTTTCTACTCATCACTTTCATGatattaacaagagaaaatctATGGATGTTTCTGAAAGTACTTCTGGAATTTCTACTCCCCAAGTCTCTGAAACTGGGTTCAAGACtaaatat AGCTCTGGGAAAGGGAAGAGATTGAAAAGTATAGAGAAAGAAGAGGAGAAATCTACTAGAGAAGTGGTTCATGTTAGAGCTAGAAGAGGCCAAGCCACTGATAGCCACAGCTTAGCTGAAAGG GTGAGAAGAGGAAAAATCAATGAAAGACTGAGATGCTTGAAAGACATTGTCCCAGGATGCTACAAG ACCATGGGCATGGCAGTAATGTTGGATGAGATAATTAATTATGTCCAGTCTCTGCAGAATCAAGTGGAG TTCCTATCTATGAAACTTGCTGCAGCTAGCTCTTTCTATGACTTCAACTCAGAGGCAGATGCCATATCAAAATTACAA AGGGCAAAGGCACATGAAGCAAAAGAATTGGAGAGATTGATGAAAGAAGGATATGGAGGAATGGCTTGCTTCCACTCAAATTTGCCCCTTTGA
- the LOC120089157 gene encoding transcription factor BEE 3-like isoform X2 codes for MADLDFTSSFPLEDPNLELMASHFSPSIPNFTHFLPFSATTTTTDMFFPSHQTPTNFPETTSFTTSPVLPSHSVLQSHSVLPSHSVSTHHFHDINKRKSMDVSESTSGISTPQVSETGFKTKYSSGKGKRLKSIEKEEEKSTREVVHVRARRGQATDSHSLAERVRRGKINERLRCLKDIVPGCYKTMGMAVMLDEIINYVQSLQNQVELALSMTSTQRQMPYQNYKGQRHMKQKNWRD; via the exons atgGCAGATCTTGATTTCACCTCCTCCTTCCCTCTTGAAGATCCAAATTTAGAGCTAATGGCTTCTCACTTTTCTCCTTCAATTCCCAATTTCACTCACTTCTTACCATTCTCcgctactactactactactgaTATGTTTTTCCCTTCTCATCAAACCCCAACAAATTTTCCCGAAACTACTTCCTTCACTACTTCCCCCGTTTTACCATCTCACTCTGTTTTGCAATCTCACTCTGTTTTGCCATCTCACTCTGTTTCTACTCATCACTTTCATGatattaacaagagaaaatctATGGATGTTTCTGAAAGTACTTCTGGAATTTCTACTCCCCAAGTCTCTGAAACTGGGTTCAAGACtaaatat AGCTCTGGGAAAGGGAAGAGATTGAAAAGTATAGAGAAAGAAGAGGAGAAATCTACTAGAGAAGTGGTTCATGTTAGAGCTAGAAGAGGCCAAGCCACTGATAGCCACAGCTTAGCTGAAAGG GTGAGAAGAGGAAAAATCAATGAAAGACTGAGATGCTTGAAAGACATTGTCCCAGGATGCTACAAG ACCATGGGCATGGCAGTAATGTTGGATGAGATAATTAATTATGTCCAGTCTCTGCAGAATCAAGTGGAG CTAGCTCTTTCTATGACTTCAACTCAGAGGCAGATGCCATATCAAAATTACAA AGGGCAAAGGCACATGAAGCAAAAGAATTGGAGAGATTGA